Proteins co-encoded in one Pogoniulus pusillus isolate bPogPus1 chromosome 15, bPogPus1.pri, whole genome shotgun sequence genomic window:
- the LUM gene encoding lumican — protein MTFSSLPIVLLFIGGISAQYDYGPADDYGYDPFGPSAAVCAPECNCPLSYPTAMYCDNLKLKTIPIVPSGIKYLYLRNNMIEGIEENTFDNVTDLQWLILDHNHLENSKIKGRVFSKLKNLKKLHINYNNLTEAVGPLPKTLDDLQLSHNKITKVNPGALEGLVNLTIIHLQNNQLKADSISGAFKGLNSLLYLDLSFNRLTKLPTGLPHSLLMLYFDNNQISNIPDEYFQGFKALQYLRLSHNKLTDSGIPGNVFNITSLVELDLSFNQLKSIPTVSENLENFYLQVNKINKFPLSSFCKVVGPTTYSKITHLRLDGNNLTRAELPQEMYNCLRVAAEISLE, from the exons ATGACTTTCAGCTCCCTTCCCATCGTTCTGCTTTTCATTGGTGGCATTTCTGCTCAGTATGATTATGGCCCTGCAGATGATTATGGCTATGATCCTTTTGGGCCATCTGCAGCAGTCTGTGCCCCCGAATGTAACTGCCCTCTGAGCTACCCCACTGCCATGTATTGCGACAATCTGAAACTGAAAACCATCCCCATCGTACCGAGCGGAATAAAATACCTTTACCTTCGAAACAATATGATTGAGGGCATCGAAGAGAACACATTTGACAACGTGACAGACCTGCAGTGGCTCATCCTAGACCACAACCACTTGGAGAATTCCAAAATTAAGGGAAGAGTCTTCTCGAAACTAAAGAACCTGAAGAAACTCCACATTAACTACAACAATTTGACTGAAGCCGTCGGACCCCTCCCCAAAACTCTGGATGATCTGCAATTGAGTCACAACAAGATCACCAAAGTCAATCCTGGTGCACTGGAAGGGCTGGTCAACCTGACCATCATTCATCTCCAGAACAACCAGCTGAAAGCAGATTCCATTTCTGGAGCTTTTAAAGGCCTGAATTCGCTTCTGTATCTCGACTTAAGCTTCAACCGCCTTACCAAGCTGCCCACGGGGCTGCCTCACTCCTTGCTCATGCTGTATTTTGATAACAACCAGATCTCCAACATTCCAGATGAGTACTTCCAAGGTTTCAAAGCCCTGCAGTATCTGCGTCTGTCGCACAACAAGTTGACGGATTCGGGCATCCCAGGCAACGTCTTCAACATCACCTCGCTGGTTGAGTTGGACCTCTCCTTCAATCAGCTGAAGAGCATCCCAACTGTCAGTGAGAACCTGGAAAACTTCTACCTCCAAGTCAACAAAATCAACA AGTTCCCCCTGAGCAGCTTCTGCAAGGTTGTTGGGCCAACCACCTACTCCAAGATCACACATCTGCGCCTGGATGGAAACAATCTGACTCGAGCTGAGCTGCCGCAGGAGATGTACAACTGCCTTCGAGTGGCTGCTGAGATCTCACTGGAGTGA
- the KERA gene encoding keratocan — MTLKVYTSLLLSLLVVNSVWTRTVRQVYDELDPEHWSHYTSECPRECFCPPSFPNALYCDNKGLKEIPPIPARIWYLYLQNNLIETISEKPFVNATHLRWINLNKNKITNGGIESGALSKLKRLLYLFLEDNQLEEVPAPLPVGLEQLRLARNKISRIPEGAFSNLANLTMLDLHQNSLLDSALQSDTFRGLINLMQLNIAKNSLKKMPLSIPANTLQLFLDNNSIEVIPENYFSAIPKVTFLRLNYNKLSDHGIPPNGFNVSSILDLQLSHNQLTKIPPINAHLEHLHLDHNKIKSVNGTQICPVSIALAEDYGYHGNVPRLRYLRLDGNEIQPPIPLDVMVCFRLLQAVVI, encoded by the exons ATGACTCTAAAAGTCTACACAAGCCTTTTGCTCTCGCTCTTGGTGGTCAACTCTGTGTGGACTCGAACTGTGAGGCAAGTTTATGACGAGCTGGATCCTGAGCACTGGTCTCACTACACCTCTGAGTGCCCACGAGAGTGCTTCTGCCCTCCTAGCTTCCCTAATGCCTTATACTGTGACAACAAAGGACTTAAGGAAATACCTCCAATCCCAGCAAGAATTTGGTACCTTTACCTTCAAAACAACCTCATTGAAACCATTTCAGAGAAGCCTTTTGTCAATGCCACTCACCTGAGGTGGATCAATCTGAACAAGAATAAGATCACCAACGGCGGAATTGAGAGCGGtgccctgagcaagctgaaaAGGTTGCTTTACTTATTCCTCGAAGACAACCAGTTGGAAGAGGTACCTGCCCCATTACCAGTGGGCCTGGAACAGCTAAGGCTGGCTAGAAACAAAATCTCCAGGATCCCAGAAggagccttcagcaacctggcaAACCTTACCATGCTAGACCTGCACCAGAACAGCCTGCTGGACAGCGCTCTCCAAAGCGACACCTTCCGAGGGCTCATCAACCTCATGCAGCTCAACATAGCAAAGAACTCCCTCAAGAAAATGCCTTTGAGCATCCCAGCAAACACACTGCAGCTCTTCTTGGACAACAACTCCATCGAGGTGATCCCAGAGAACTACTTCAGCGCCATACCCAAAGTGACTTTCCTTAGGCTGAACTACAACAAACTCTCTGACCATGGCATTCCCCCAAATGGGTTTAATGTttcatccatcctagacctgcagctgtctcacaACCAGCTCACTAAAATCCCACCCATCAATGCTCACCTGGAGCACCTGCACCTTGACCACAACAAAATCAAAA GTGTCAATGGCACTCAGATATGCCCAGTCTCAATTGCCCTAGCAGAAGACTATGGGTATCATGGCAACGTCCCTCGCCTCCGGTACCTGCGCCTGGATGGAAACGAAATCCAACCTCCCATCCCACTGGATGTCATGGTCTGCTTCAGATTGCTCCAAGCTGTTGTCATCTAA